From Arachis hypogaea cultivar Tifrunner chromosome 3, arahy.Tifrunner.gnm2.J5K5, whole genome shotgun sequence:
catttaaatTGTGTTATCTTTGTCAAAAGTaggtcagacaaattaatttgatcgaaaaatagtgaatcaatttttgaattggtctaaattaatattattttttataaaaaatgactacaatactcttattatataaaatgactaaaatactcttattatatatattaattttgagaatcataAATTCTAACCCTTTTCTTCTCTGTAgttatagggttagaatttaaaattttcaaaattaatatatatatataaaatagggatattttagttgtgttttataataggggtattttaataattttttataaaaaatattaatttatattggtTCAAAATTTAATCTATTAATTTTTTTGCTAAACTTATTTGTacggtctaattttaataaaaataatacaatttaattgattatatatattaaattttgatttttaaaaaacatcttaaaaaaaaacatttttgacATCTTTATCTAAGTGGCTCCCAAATATAGATTGTAACaatcttttgaaatttttttatattaaaatacaaactaTTATcattagatattttatttttttaattatataaaatatttaaaataattatttattttaataaataataatatatactatttcaaaattcaatttaagaATATAGGTTAAGAATAAAGTTAGACGATAACACATAATGGTGTTTAAGTGTGTCTAAATGTgttcacaaaaataatttttatttttttattaaaatacagtAAAACACCAAAGCTACGATTCTACGATGCACGGATACGGAACACGACACGACATGAGACACACTAAtacatgaattttaaaatcttattagaCATGGGgactatatataaaatatgatgtattttttaaaaaaatagtaaggATACTTtggtattttattgatattaaaacataaattaattttttaattatttttaatatcttattttaattatataaagtatttaaaatattttttattttaataaataataatatatattatttctaaatttatttcaaaaatacatgttaaaaataaGGTTGGATACGCTGACACATGATAGTATTTAAATGTGTccaaattatccaaaaaaaaatttatattttttattaatatacagTTAGACACGACAAACATGCGTGTATTGGAGTAAGTGCTGTGTTTAAAATGTGTCTGATAAGCAGATACAACAactgttacctagattatttctttatcaataatagatttaccattgtaattattttttagcaagaaaataaaaaatttccttagaaaatattttcattctctcactaaaaattaattacaatagtaaatctattattgataaaaaaaataatctaagtaaAAACAACTAACCAAAGTATCCAAAAAACCACGTGTGAAAAAAGTGTCATCTAAAATGTATCCAACATACTAATACCAGAACACTGTAACTTAGCAATGTTTCATAGTGCTGAATTCATACTGCTATTTAACTGGGATATGAGATTAGTTCATGTTGATAAATGTatgtaaagtaaaaaaaaaaaaaaaagatggaatTGTTATTAACCTTGTGCTGTTTAACATCGACTAGTCCACGATACAGTGCTGGTTTTTTTGTTGTTCTTTTTGCATTGATGGTTGTTTCAAACAATGCCGCAACTGCCATCTTTCCTGGTCCCGGTGGAACTCCGCTAGCAGCATAAGCTTCTTTGAACATGGGATTCATATTGCTCTTCAAATTCAACAATCCAAGAACACAAGCCAGAACAACACATACCCCACTCATTCCTCTCATTACCACTCTTCCCTTGTTGCCGCTCTTACTCGGAGGCTCCGGCGAGCCGTTCGATGATCTTTCCGGCACGCAATTCGGATGGCAAAACCATGATGATCTTGTTGTGAAAACAGGGTGGAGGAGTCTTGCAAATTCAGAGGCACAAACAGAGGTTTGGTTATGGTTATTGAGTatgttattcttattattatggaAAAATAATATGCTTGATCTTGCATATGTAGAACCTTTGGCACCATTATTGGACAGGCGCAATAATGGAGAACCATGAATTCTTATCATTGCAGATTCCATTGTACAAATGAGACTACTGATGATGAAGAATTTGTGAGGTCATTGTTAATCTATATATTTATATTGTAATAATAAAAATCTATAGAATGAAGCTAggtatatctttttctttttctttttttttttactattcttTGAAAAGAAGACGAAATTATTCTTTGTAGACTAagattacataattttttttttatgttagagTGATTCCCACATGTTACACATTTACCATGAAGGATATGGTTAATAAGGTTTAATTGGGTGGTCGTCCATGAGGGTAAATCCTTGCTTATTAATTGAAATGAATGTAGATATATTCCTgacaaataaaaagaagaaaagaagatttgaATATTTTCTTTACCTATCTTCCAAGACTAGAATAAGAATGCTTCATGATTTTACTCATAACTTTAATCGTGTGTTGTATTTCTTGTACAccattttttgtttttggaatGAGTTGGTAGGAATACCGTTCTTTTGATCTTTgtggaaaatgaagaaaagtgTTGAGTATGGACCACCATGTGTCACAACAAATTAGTTGGCTAGAACAGAAGTACAAGAGTTTCAATGTtccatgatttttttttcacCATAATCTCCAATCTGGTTGATTAAAGACTAATTTGTTACCGATACGAGTTCTATTTAAGGTTTGTTGTTGGCAGCATTTGAATTTTAACACTTATTTAAACAGACAAGTGAGCTAACGATTTGACTAATTCAAGTTGGTTTTTGATGTTCTATGATAATTACAATAATTTGGATACGGATTATAGGAAGTTGACATCTTGATTTAAATATACAAATGTTAACAATTGAACCAAAATCTAGAGTGCTCTTAGAATAATTCATAGAACAATACCATGAGTCCATGACAAATCTTGGTCCTCACAATACAAGCACGAAGGCTATTAGAACTTTTGTGGTTAGAACATGCATGTCAGAATTTACTAACAACTATGATGTCATATGAAGCCAAAAATCATACCATTTTACCAAACTAAAAATCACTTGACAATTTTGGAACTTTCTCAAGTATCCAAGTTAACTGTCTACTCTATCATTTGAGTTTTGTATcatatttatttcatattttttacttatttctCCTTTTTTAATTAACTACGAAACTGGAAACCAATTAAAAAAAGGAAGTAACAGAAACGAGTAAAAAAAAATACCTCTTACATTAGCATCAAAAGGACTAGAAATGAAATTAGACAGTGAATCAAATATAGCCAATCAGTTTCTTATCGGTGAGACCATGTTTTACCGAAACATCAGTACTCTGAATCTCTGATTGCCTTCTCAAAGTACTGATAATAATTTTCCTTGAATTTACAGTTATATAAAACAATATTTTCCTTtgttgattttttcttttcttaaaaaaatattaataatcctTTACTGTTTTATTAGGcagattttattataataataaaaatgtgaaaactcaggtgcagttaacttcaccaaatcatttaacggctctcaactatcaattttacgtgagttgactgcacctgagttttcacctaataAAAATGAGAATTTCAAGGTGTAGTTTTTGTAAATTATATAATTacatactaattatttattatttttggatcatCAATTTAGTATTTCCTTCAAATAtttcattcaaaatattttttcttcttataaaataaataaattttaaaataaatatttatacgaGTTATAAGTAAAAGTTGTtatttaatagaattatttttatttaaaaattttattaaataaaataattctaaaattctgtttctttgattttattaaaaaatataactatttaaaactattttagttaatattatatACAGATTCTATATTTTATTAGAGAATAGAATCCAGCTAATTCAAAGTATTTCAACGTTTGTATTTTTTATACaacaaaactttttaaattttatatagaaATTGATTGCGCTAATGATTAAACTTTTAATGTTGGCCAAAAACCTCTCATTTTCCAAAGAGTTTATTGGACTTTTTTTTATCCAACGTGCGTTTCTTTGGAACTGACATGTAACTAATATAGTTTTTTTATTGCTACaagtagggctggaagtgagtcaagccagctcatgagccagctcgagctcgactcgttaacagctcgataagctaagctcgtgagctggtgagccaagcttgagcctgaaattgagctcataaattaaatgagccgagcttgagcttggataagctcagttcattagctcgtgagctggctcgattatatatatatatatatatataacaatcttaattatttaatatttatatttattttttacatataattttaatataggacataaataaaaaatttataatttattgatagataaacaatatataaaattgatcttttcaaatatttttaaaaatatataagttataatttattgatataaaattatagattatgtatctaTGTCTctcttatttgagccagctcgtgagctcgagccagctcgtgagcttttggtgagtcgagcttgagcttaagaaataaacttgattgttaatgagtcgagccgtgagccaagctcaatttttgtgagccaaacttgagcttggtctagctcgactcagctcggctcacttccagccctagctACAAGTCATGTAAAAGACATATCTTCTATTCcgtaaaacaaataatttttttatttgtagtaTTTTTTTTACACAAATACCTGGTATATATTATTGGAAGGTTATCAGGTGTACCGGGAACATCGgtgttccagttgttttaaccgttgatcttaattataaaagatatatataatatatattaattgaaatcaacggttaaaacaactggaacacCGATGTTCTCCGGTACACCTGATAATTTTCCTATATTATTACGTTAACGATAAATAGTATACTTCTTATACTCACTAAATGAAATAGTAGTAATCTAATCCAACAAAATTTGGTTGGAAATTAAGCTCTTTCTCATTGATCAGAGTTTAATTagaaaatgaattaattttttgttaatatcaACCAacattctaaaaattattttttatcttaaatttttaattataattctaaatcttaaaaaaaatgaaaattctaaaaataattttcaataaaaaattaattaatattgactAATTAAATATCAATTCGCTATACTTATCATAATGATCAACATATATGTTCTTGATCTGACTTATTCAAGTTTGTTATGACCCCACTGCCCCATGAATGTGATGTGTGTGGTGTGACTATGAATTTTGAAGATCATCAATGATCACTCATCTGTGTACCTTGTtctaaaaaaaaatgcaatgaaattcaaatcaaaaccaaGGAACCAAAATCCATGGAAGTCTCttatttttcatcatcatcatcatcatggggAAGCTATTAACAAATTCGAAGTCCATCATTGTCCTCCATTCAAAGCTCCTCTGTTTCTCTATGCTCTATCTCTTCAtttctctcttccttgctctctACGCTATTTCCTCTAAATCCAAATGCATATTAAGATCAACCCCATTTGATTATCCCATTCAAGATCCAATCTTTTCTTACCCTTCTTCCTATGGAGAACACAAGTATGCTGTTTCAACCACACGTTCTAAATGTTCTTCCCCAGTTAACTTTTCAGGTAATGCAGAGTGCAAAAACAGAGCATTCTATGATCccaattttttctgtttttaatggGTGATGGTTTTTGTGTTTAGATTACCGAAATGTTTTGGAGGAAATTCAGCATTTCCAAATGAACTCTTCACCGGCTACAAGTTCAAGTTCAAGTTCTATGGCGTATATGCAGGGGAATGCTGATAGTTTTGGTGGCAATCTCAGCACACATTTGAGGTTTTCTTATTTCGATCGTCGAAACGACAGCAGGGAAGTTCCATGTGGATTCTTTAAGAGGTTTCCAATTGGAGATTCCGGTTAGTTTCTATCAGTTATAAATTGCCACTGAAATTAAGACTCTGAAAGAAATAGTCCtttcagaaaaaaagaaaaaaaaaaatacttccaTGTTGTACCTTAACTCGTTTTTCCATGAATGCAGATCGAATAGCTATGGAAAAATGTTCAAGCGTAGTTGTAGTTTCAGCAATCTTCAATGACCATGACAAGATCCGGCAACCAAGGGGCCTTGGatccaaaacactagaaaatGTGTGTTTTTTCATGTTCATAGATGATGTTACCCTGAAAGTGCTAGAACACCATGGATTGATTTCAAGAAATTCCAGTGAACATGTGATAGGTGTGTGGAGGATTGTAGTTGTTTCAAAAGGTGATTTATATTTGAACCCGGCAATGAACGGGGTTATACCTAAATATCTAGTTCATAGGCTGTTCCCAAACTCAAAATTCAGCATTTGGATAGATGCAAAGCTGCAACTAATGGTTGATCCATTGTTGTTGATTCATTCGCTTGTTGTAGCTGAGAATGCAGACATGGCTATATCGAAACACCCTTATTTTGTGCATACAATAGAGGAAGCAATGGCAACTGCAAGGTGGAGAAAATGGTGGGATATCAATGCCTTGAAGTTGCAAATGGAGACATACTGTGAAAATGGATTGAAACCATGGAGCCCCAAGAAGCTTCCTTTTCTCTCAGGTAAATAAACTATTGAATTTCTAGAACTGCTTCTTTGGTTATGCAAAGTTGAAATTGTTCACTCACATTTGCATTAAGACATGAACTTGGTTATCCAAAAGTGTAGTAGTGTTGCACATGCTCCTCAAATGTGGTCCAAAATCTTTGGATCATACCTTCAGTCTAAGGCTCAGCAGCAaaatttttaaaccatttggattattaattaatttttgttccTATCCTTCATCCTAGGTACAAAATTTTGGTGCTAATTGTTTTAACTTATGTATGACAGATGTACCAGACAGTGCTCTAATACTGAGGAAGCATGGACTTAGGAGCAACGTCTTCTCCTGTTTGATGTTCAATGAATTGGAGGCATTTAACCCAAGAGACCAATTGGCATTTGCATTTGTTAGGGATCACATGAACCCAAAGATAAAGCTCAACATGTTTGAGGTTGAAGTATTTGAGCAAGTGACAGTTGAATACAGGCACAATCTTAAGCCAAGTGATCATAGGACCACTCCCAAGAGTGCAAGAAAAATTACCAAAAGGGCAAAAACAGATTATTTGTTGCATGCAAATGGCAACTGCTGCGGCAGTTGCCAACATTATCTTTCCGCAATGTGGGGGTGAAACTCATTAGTCATGTTGACATGTTCCCACAGGGATatagaaaagaatttttttttcacaaaaggCTCCTACCAAAGATTCATGAAGAATTAGCTGAAGGTAATTTTAGTGTAGTCACTGCATTACTGGCAATGAAGCTTCTCTGTTTGAGACATTGACATGACATGGAACAAAATACTGTTTCTCAATTTGATGTTGGGATTGCACCTAGGATTCTGTACAATCGAACTTTCTGCCCAAATCTTGTCTCAATGTTCTTATCCACTCGTACTCAAGCTTGTtagagactttttttttttttgttaacgtTAGAGACTgtaatatttttcataatataTGCCTATATGGGGATCatttttgtacttttcattttcaaaaatttcatgtaGGTTAATCATTTTTTGGGCAAAAAAATAAATCCTTATTAGCTAAATAGAGTAAATATACACTTTACCACTAAATGTGAACTAAGTAAACCAAAATTAacattttgattataaaaatgaCCCAACTATCGTttgattagttaaaaaaattagagaaaatgataaataggTCCTAACCTTTTTttccgcggacattttcgtccctaaccattgaaaaatacttttaagtctctgaccttcacaaaacttggacaaaTCAATCCCTGacagaggcatttggacggatcagtccttggcggaggcatttggacggagggactgatccgtccaaattttgtgaaagttagggacttaaaagtatttttcaatggtcagggacgaaaataTCCACAGGACAAAAGGTCAAAgatcta
This genomic window contains:
- the LOC112736096 gene encoding uncharacterized protein, whose protein sequence is MESAMIRIHGSPLLRLSNNGAKGSTYARSSILFFHNNKNNILNNHNQTSVCASEFARLLHPVFTTRSSWFCHPNCVPERSSNGSPEPPSKSGNKGRVVMRGMSGVCVVLACVLGLLNLKSNMNPMFKEAYAASGVPPGPGKMAVAALFETTINAKRTTKKPALYRGLVDVKQHKWYAISQSIDGNKNAEEILEKLNIKGDVQEFDVQMARVELLILQEKFAKAEHILDIEIEKEFGSNQDGKGIIEKLKNEEGPLLITKTHAAQLILYKAIVLTMLNQNEKAAKWWKDFGDILSLDEF
- the LOC112736097 gene encoding alkaline ceramidase TOD1, whose amino-acid sequence is MGKLLTNSKSIIVLHSKLLCFSMLYLFISLFLALYAISSKSKCILRSTPFDYPIQDPIFSYPSSYGEHKYAVSTTRSKCSSPVNFSDYRNVLEEIQHFQMNSSPATSSSSSSMAYMQGNADSFGGNLSTHLRFSYFDRRNDSREVPCGFFKRFPIGDSDRIAMEKCSSVVVVSAIFNDHDKIRQPRGLGSKTLENVCFFMFIDDVTLKVLEHHGLISRNSSEHVIGVWRIVVVSKGDLYLNPAMNGVIPKYLVHRLFPNSKFSIWIDAKLQLMVDPLLLIHSLVVAENADMAISKHPYFVHTIEEAMATARWRKWWDINALKLQMETYCENGLKPWSPKKLPFLSDVPDSALILRKHGLRSNVFSCLMFNELEAFNPRDQLAFAFVRDHMNPKIKLNMFEVEVFEQVTVEYRHNLKPSDHRTTPKSARKITKRAKTDYLLHANGNCCGSCQHYLSAMWG